A section of the Paenibacillus aurantius genome encodes:
- a CDS encoding sensor histidine kinase, translating to MKWWMALMGLLLWLTVCPGLAQAEPAVKAAAVLTEAELNEGRPLSLSGEWEFYWKALYTPGDLHNGGWKRTPGYLTAPSEWEGKTVNGEKLSNRGYGTYRLTVRLPEAYVGRTLALYMPPVATSYRLWIDGTEFASNGVPGTSADSMVPVNHPKVVPFTPRMENVELVIQVANFVQRKGGLWSPIKIGEAQMILFERTRNVVKEIFVSGCLAFMGLYHFGLYVFRRKERYPVYFAGICLSVFVRSLFVGETLGTYLFPGIPWQAATKLEYLGGIGALVSLVLFVHSQYPAESSKGFRTWMLFNGVLGGLTILVTPGSFYTEFLLIFQLLMAVPSLFYTLYVYLAAIRRRREGSLLNCIGFLFFAYAILTDMLFYRHMVSFGDIMPFGFMLFLFTQSLNLSGKFSRAFHHVEILSGELQDSNKDLERKVAARTAELQGINHKLEKANRELSRVAENRRIFFANVSHEVGTPLTSLKGYVKAMIDGIVKPGDLKYTELIYDKILFLERMVDDFMELARLETGQTRFRHTVEPAVTFFHWLYVKYETELTQKGLKLVWLEPAPGRLPIRDAMISADAIRLEQVFSNLLSNAAKFTPSGGEVRVRVGLDEERVGPPHFVVRITDTGEGVPDSERGRLFDRYYQGASGRQRGSSGGLGLGLAICREIISSHGGDIGVASPGEEGSTFYFTLPVHSFQQDLP from the coding sequence ATGAAATGGTGGATGGCCCTGATGGGCCTGCTTCTTTGGCTGACGGTCTGCCCCGGCCTTGCACAAGCGGAGCCGGCCGTCAAGGCCGCCGCGGTCCTGACGGAGGCGGAATTAAACGAAGGAAGGCCGCTTTCCCTGTCGGGAGAGTGGGAATTTTATTGGAAAGCCCTGTATACCCCGGGGGATTTGCATAACGGCGGATGGAAGAGAACGCCCGGTTATTTGACGGCTCCTTCCGAGTGGGAGGGCAAGACGGTTAACGGGGAGAAGCTGTCGAATCGGGGGTACGGAACCTACCGGCTGACGGTCCGCCTGCCTGAAGCTTATGTCGGCCGGACGCTTGCCCTGTACATGCCTCCGGTAGCGACCTCCTACCGGTTGTGGATCGACGGCACGGAATTCGCCTCCAACGGCGTGCCCGGAACCTCGGCGGACTCCATGGTTCCCGTCAACCATCCCAAGGTCGTCCCCTTTACTCCCCGGATGGAGAACGTAGAGCTGGTGATTCAGGTGGCCAATTTCGTTCAGCGCAAAGGGGGCTTGTGGAGTCCGATCAAGATCGGGGAGGCCCAGATGATCCTGTTTGAGCGGACCCGGAACGTCGTGAAGGAGATTTTTGTTTCGGGCTGCCTCGCTTTTATGGGGTTGTACCATTTCGGCTTGTATGTGTTCCGGCGCAAGGAACGGTATCCTGTCTATTTTGCGGGCATCTGCCTGTCGGTCTTTGTCCGTAGCCTGTTTGTTGGCGAAACCCTCGGCACCTACCTGTTTCCCGGCATTCCGTGGCAGGCGGCGACCAAGCTCGAATACCTCGGGGGCATCGGGGCCCTCGTCAGCCTGGTGCTCTTCGTCCATTCCCAGTACCCCGCCGAGTCCAGCAAAGGCTTCCGTACGTGGATGCTGTTTAACGGAGTGCTTGGCGGATTGACGATTTTGGTGACGCCCGGATCGTTCTATACGGAGTTTCTCCTGATCTTTCAGCTGCTGATGGCGGTGCCCTCCCTCTTCTATACGCTGTACGTGTACTTGGCCGCGATCCGGCGGCGAAGGGAAGGCTCGCTGCTTAACTGTATCGGATTCTTGTTCTTTGCGTACGCGATCCTGACCGACATGCTGTTCTACCGCCATATGGTGTCGTTCGGCGATATCATGCCGTTTGGGTTCATGCTGTTTCTCTTCACCCAATCCCTGAATCTGTCGGGTAAATTCTCCCGGGCGTTCCATCACGTGGAGATCCTGTCAGGGGAATTGCAGGACAGCAACAAGGACCTCGAAAGGAAGGTGGCGGCGAGGACGGCCGAGCTTCAGGGCATCAACCACAAGCTGGAGAAAGCGAACCGGGAACTGTCCCGGGTGGCCGAGAACCGCCGGATCTTCTTTGCGAACGTTTCCCATGAGGTCGGGACCCCGCTGACCTCCCTGAAGGGATATGTCAAAGCCATGATTGACGGCATCGTCAAGCCGGGCGATCTCAAATATACGGAACTGATCTATGACAAAATCCTTTTCCTCGAGCGGATGGTGGATGATTTCATGGAGCTCGCCCGGCTGGAAACCGGCCAGACCCGCTTCCGGCATACCGTGGAACCGGCCGTCACCTTCTTCCACTGGCTGTACGTCAAATATGAGACGGAGCTGACCCAGAAGGGGCTCAAGCTGGTCTGGCTCGAACCGGCCCCGGGCCGGCTGCCGATCCGTGACGCCATGATTTCGGCGGATGCGATCCGGCTGGAGCAGGTTTTCTCGAACCTCCTGTCCAATGCCGCGAAGTTCACCCCGTCCGGCGGGGAGGTACGGGTAAGGGTGGGCCTGGACGAGGAAAGGGTGGGGCCGCCGCATTTTGTCGTCCGCATCACGGATACGGGCGAAGGGGTGCCGGACTCCGAGCGGGGCCGGCTGTTCGACCGTTACTACCAGGGGGCTTCCGGCCGGCAGCGGGGAAGCAGCGGAGGGCTTGGCCTGGGGCTCGCCATCTGCCGCGAAATCATTTCCAGCCACGGCGGGGACATCGGGGTGGCTTCACCCGGGGAAGAGGGGAGCACGTTTTATTTTACTTTGCCGGTGCATTCCTTTCAGCAGGATCTCCCTTAG
- a CDS encoding FAD-dependent oxidoreductase yields MRQETVKTDIAVIGGGLAGVCAAVAAARLGQTVALVNNRPVLGGNSSSEVRVWVCGATAHGAQRYARETGIMGEMFVENQYRNIDGNPYFWDLVVLETVRAEKNIQLFLNTDVHEVEAEGGEEERTIRSVTGWMMGSEREIRFESDYFLDCTGDGLVGFLAGAKHRIGREARHEYNEEWAPEEADGITLGSTLLFYTKDAGRPVKYIAPDFAVDISQTSIPLKRVIRSGDNGCAYWWIEWGGELDTVHDNERIRDELWAVIYGIWDYIKNSGQFDSENMTLEWVGSIPGKREYRRFVGDYVLNQNDILAQTPFEDRVAFGGWSIDLHPPQGVYSQESGSKHLHADGNYHIPFRSLYSVNVRNLLFAGRDISATHVAFGTTRVMATCAVMGEAAGTGAALCVQKGVTPRELAGDHLLDLRETLLRQDASLIGVRSEDPRDLALKGTAAASSTLTRLAVERPEGTHPLQSDVGLLVPVAGAFQGLELLLDASEATTLEVELWSTGKRENYVPHTRQAQGEASVPQGSRQWVSVPLSWEPELEQNAFLIIRQNEAVTLHTSAEPQTGVLCFVKGSKPVVSSDLEDHQPEQPLVQWSKRSFERRPICFRLSGESAAFAPEKAVDGYLRPYGGPHLWASEELTSGREEWLSVQWEQPVQVGTVQVVFHDDVNEDLINLHHHRTPFEILPELVKDYRIEVKRNGEWTTVAEEHGNRRRRRVHALPAPVSAEAVRVVVEATNGCRRAEIVELRVYE; encoded by the coding sequence ATGAGGCAGGAAACGGTAAAGACGGATATTGCGGTAATCGGCGGAGGATTGGCGGGGGTTTGCGCAGCGGTGGCCGCCGCCCGTTTGGGCCAGACGGTAGCGCTTGTCAACAACCGTCCCGTGCTCGGAGGAAATTCCTCCAGCGAGGTCCGGGTGTGGGTGTGCGGGGCGACGGCGCATGGCGCCCAGCGCTATGCCCGGGAAACCGGGATCATGGGAGAGATGTTCGTGGAGAACCAGTACCGCAACATCGATGGGAACCCCTACTTCTGGGACCTCGTCGTTCTGGAAACGGTACGCGCGGAGAAGAACATTCAGCTGTTCCTCAATACGGATGTGCATGAGGTGGAGGCCGAAGGTGGGGAGGAGGAGCGCACGATCCGTTCCGTAACCGGCTGGATGATGGGCTCCGAAAGGGAGATCCGCTTTGAGAGCGACTACTTCCTCGACTGCACCGGAGACGGGCTGGTCGGGTTCCTGGCGGGGGCGAAGCACCGGATCGGCCGGGAAGCGCGCCACGAGTACAACGAGGAATGGGCACCGGAGGAAGCGGACGGCATTACGCTCGGAAGCACCCTGCTCTTCTATACGAAGGATGCGGGACGCCCGGTTAAGTACATCGCCCCGGATTTTGCCGTGGATATCAGCCAGACGTCCATTCCCCTCAAGAGAGTCATCCGCAGCGGCGACAATGGATGCGCTTACTGGTGGATCGAATGGGGCGGGGAGCTTGATACCGTCCACGATAACGAGCGGATCCGCGACGAGCTGTGGGCGGTCATCTACGGAATCTGGGATTATATCAAAAATTCCGGTCAGTTCGATTCCGAGAACATGACCTTGGAATGGGTCGGCTCCATCCCGGGCAAACGGGAGTACCGCCGGTTTGTGGGCGATTACGTGCTGAACCAGAACGATATTCTCGCCCAGACTCCGTTCGAGGACCGGGTGGCCTTCGGCGGCTGGTCGATCGATCTCCATCCCCCTCAAGGGGTTTACTCGCAGGAGAGCGGGTCCAAGCATCTGCATGCCGACGGCAATTACCACATCCCGTTCCGCTCTCTCTATTCCGTTAACGTACGCAACCTTCTCTTCGCGGGCCGGGATATCAGCGCCACGCATGTGGCCTTCGGGACCACCCGTGTCATGGCTACCTGTGCCGTCATGGGGGAAGCGGCCGGAACGGGCGCCGCCCTCTGCGTGCAGAAGGGAGTCACCCCGCGGGAGCTCGCCGGGGACCATCTGCTCGACCTTCGGGAGACGCTTCTTCGGCAGGATGCTTCGCTCATCGGCGTGCGAAGCGAAGATCCCCGCGACCTGGCCCTGAAGGGAACGGCAGCGGCATCCAGCACCCTTACCCGGCTTGCTGTCGAAAGACCGGAGGGAACGCATCCGCTTCAGTCGGACGTCGGCCTGCTGGTCCCCGTGGCGGGCGCCTTCCAAGGGCTGGAGCTCCTGCTTGATGCCTCGGAGGCTACAACGCTTGAGGTTGAGCTGTGGAGCACCGGGAAGAGGGAGAATTACGTTCCCCATACGCGGCAGGCCCAGGGAGAAGCCTCTGTTCCCCAAGGAAGCAGGCAGTGGGTGAGCGTGCCGCTTTCCTGGGAGCCGGAGCTCGAGCAGAATGCTTTCTTGATTATCCGCCAGAATGAGGCGGTGACGCTGCACACTTCGGCCGAGCCCCAAACCGGTGTTCTCTGCTTCGTCAAGGGCTCAAAGCCTGTCGTCTCCTCGGACCTCGAGGATCACCAGCCGGAGCAGCCGCTAGTGCAGTGGAGCAAGCGGAGCTTCGAGCGGCGCCCGATCTGCTTCCGGCTTAGCGGCGAGTCAGCGGCCTTCGCTCCGGAGAAGGCCGTGGACGGGTACCTGCGTCCGTATGGAGGCCCTCACCTGTGGGCCTCGGAGGAGCTCACCTCCGGACGGGAGGAATGGCTCTCCGTTCAGTGGGAGCAGCCGGTGCAGGTGGGAACGGTGCAGGTGGTGTTCCATGACGACGTGAACGAGGACCTGATCAACCTGCATCATCACCGTACCCCATTCGAGATCCTGCCCGAGCTTGTGAAAGATTATCGGATTGAGGTTAAGCGGAACGGGGAATGGACGACGGTGGCGGAGGAGCACGGCAACCGCAGGCGCAGGCGCGTCCATGCGTTGCCCGCTCCGGTGAGCGCCGAAGCCGTTCGGGTTGTGGTGGAAGCCACGAACGGATGCCGCCGGGCCGAAATCGTCGAGCTGCGCGTGTACGAATAA
- a CDS encoding AraC family transcriptional regulator produces the protein MPLRILNHVYWRAKKQFMLESDVYRNWTMFAVEEGRFAYEIGESRGEAGFGDLVVCPPGLDFHRRTLEPLTFHYLEFAWEDPGEDAAGIDPAADWGEAKRPVADLARLTSTYRHWVRTAESWDEADRKWKDHLLNDLWRLLAAEKAEETRNGGRDGIPADPLMEKAEKALSRLANEPFSMRELAESLGLRPVPFTRRFYKHAGMTPSAYVTELRMNRACRLLTETNLPLDSVARQCGYENGFYLSRVFLERVGVRPSVYRKTRRV, from the coding sequence ATGCCGCTGCGGATCCTGAATCATGTATACTGGCGGGCCAAGAAGCAGTTTATGCTGGAGAGCGACGTTTACCGGAATTGGACAATGTTTGCCGTGGAGGAAGGGCGGTTTGCCTATGAGATTGGAGAAAGCCGGGGGGAAGCGGGCTTCGGGGATCTGGTCGTCTGTCCGCCCGGGCTCGACTTTCATAGACGAACCTTGGAGCCTCTGACCTTTCATTACCTGGAATTTGCTTGGGAGGATCCCGGGGAGGATGCTGCGGGAATAGACCCGGCGGCCGATTGGGGGGAAGCCAAGAGGCCGGTGGCCGACCTGGCCCGGCTGACCTCCACTTACCGCCATTGGGTCCGGACGGCCGAGTCCTGGGACGAAGCCGACCGGAAATGGAAGGATCACCTTCTGAACGACTTGTGGCGGCTGCTTGCCGCCGAGAAAGCAGAGGAAACCCGAAATGGGGGCCGGGACGGAATCCCGGCCGATCCGCTTATGGAGAAGGCGGAGAAAGCGTTATCGCGGCTGGCTAATGAGCCCTTCAGCATGAGAGAGCTGGCCGAATCGCTCGGCCTGCGTCCCGTCCCGTTCACCCGCCGGTTTTATAAGCATGCGGGCATGACGCCCTCGGCCTATGTAACGGAGCTCCGGATGAACCGGGCATGCAGGCTGCTGACCGAAACGAACCTTCCTCTCGATAGCGTGGCCCGGCAGTGCGGGTATGAGAACGGCTTTTATTTGAGCCGGGTGTTCCTGGAGCGCGTCGGCGTCCGGCCTTCCGTTTACCGAAAGACAAGAAGGGTATGA
- a CDS encoding carboxymuconolactone decarboxylase family protein, translating into MNSSEHFETGLKMAEAIGGAKGYEAVQAVLRDMPELGRYVVEFGFGGIYARSGLDLKQREIASISSLISQGDSADQLRFHFHAALHVGLTREEVVEVILHCLPHVGIPKVMNAMRVFQTIADGQE; encoded by the coding sequence ATGAACAGCAGCGAGCATTTTGAGACAGGGCTTAAGATGGCGGAAGCCATTGGCGGGGCAAAAGGCTACGAGGCGGTACAGGCTGTTCTCCGGGATATGCCCGAGCTCGGCCGGTATGTGGTGGAATTCGGGTTCGGTGGTATTTATGCCCGCTCGGGCCTCGATTTGAAACAGCGGGAAATCGCCTCGATCTCCTCTCTGATTTCCCAAGGGGATTCGGCTGACCAGCTCCGGTTTCACTTCCACGCGGCTCTTCACGTGGGGCTGACCCGTGAAGAAGTGGTGGAGGTCATCCTCCACTGCCTTCCGCATGTGGGCATACCGAAGGTCATGAACGCCATGCGCGTCTTTCAGACGATCGCCGACGGTCAAGAGTAA
- a CDS encoding thiamine pyrophosphate-binding protein yields MKRVVTVLMEHFKRWGVDHIFGVPGKAVVPLVLEAGNQGIDYVLARHEAGAGYEAGGYAWRRGLGVAAGTSGPGGTNMITAAGQAKVFHQPVFFLTGHPSMKETGKPLGQDSTFFGTDLVQMFQSVTLFSARVERGEVLKSYLAHAVEKAVTGRRGPVHLAIPYDVLTEPIEPFELPFPEREPGTVSSRLDRVFPLLSGAQRPLLFLGKGVHLSGAYEEVRALAEGWGLPVATTPGGKGTFPTVHPLSLGSYGLGGGPEAEEYIRNGVDLLIVIGTSLSDMSLPALKPAEYPRHVIQFDVEPAFVGKSLPAPTLFIQGCAKTNLQALLKEMRAFAGTGVALAAAAIDSPAEHAGLQPAAGEAALAESGQEKAPDADAPALTARETMGILGEVLPEEATVIGDDGSHSYHAVRHLAVKRAGSFLFDDVFASMGHAIGYSIGAQLASPKERFVCLTGDGCLFMNGSELSTAVNSGANVIFVVLNNGRLDMVNKGMRAHVGRTDGTVFEIPLNVKGYAEAMGCRAFRCGTGDELRRALTAALALEETVVIEAMVDPEELPPTLARG; encoded by the coding sequence GTGAAGCGTGTAGTCACCGTACTGATGGAGCATTTCAAAAGATGGGGGGTCGATCATATTTTTGGGGTTCCGGGCAAAGCCGTCGTCCCGCTTGTGCTGGAGGCGGGCAACCAGGGCATCGACTATGTTCTCGCTCGTCATGAAGCCGGGGCAGGGTACGAGGCGGGAGGATACGCTTGGCGAAGAGGCCTCGGGGTGGCGGCGGGAACCTCCGGTCCCGGGGGGACCAATATGATTACGGCGGCCGGCCAGGCCAAGGTGTTCCATCAGCCGGTCTTCTTCCTGACGGGGCACCCGTCGATGAAGGAAACGGGCAAGCCCCTCGGCCAGGATTCGACCTTTTTCGGAACGGATCTGGTGCAGATGTTCCAGTCGGTGACGCTCTTCAGCGCCAGAGTGGAAAGAGGGGAGGTGCTGAAGAGCTACCTCGCCCATGCGGTAGAGAAGGCGGTAACAGGCCGCAGGGGGCCGGTTCATCTGGCGATTCCGTACGATGTGCTGACGGAGCCGATTGAGCCGTTCGAGCTGCCGTTTCCTGAGAGGGAGCCGGGAACGGTCTCCTCGCGCCTCGATCGGGTGTTCCCGCTTCTCTCCGGAGCACAGCGCCCTCTGCTCTTCCTCGGCAAGGGCGTCCACCTTTCCGGGGCCTACGAAGAGGTCCGGGCGCTGGCCGAAGGCTGGGGCCTGCCCGTGGCGACGACGCCCGGAGGCAAGGGGACGTTCCCCACGGTTCATCCGCTGTCTCTCGGCAGCTATGGACTGGGAGGCGGTCCGGAAGCGGAGGAGTATATCCGGAACGGCGTGGACCTGCTTATCGTCATCGGCACTTCGCTCAGCGACATGTCGCTGCCCGCCTTGAAGCCGGCGGAGTATCCCCGCCACGTCATTCAATTCGACGTGGAGCCGGCCTTCGTCGGCAAATCTCTTCCGGCTCCCACCTTGTTTATCCAGGGCTGTGCCAAAACGAACCTGCAGGCCCTTCTGAAGGAAATGAGGGCCTTCGCCGGAACGGGGGTCGCGCTGGCGGCCGCCGCGATCGACAGCCCGGCTGAGCACGCCGGCCTGCAGCCCGCTGCCGGTGAAGCGGCGCTGGCGGAGAGCGGGCAGGAGAAGGCTCCGGACGCTGACGCGCCGGCCCTCACGGCCCGCGAGACGATGGGCATCCTGGGAGAGGTGCTGCCGGAGGAAGCCACTGTGATCGGGGACGACGGGAGCCACAGCTATCATGCCGTCCGGCATCTGGCGGTCAAGCGGGCGGGCAGCTTCCTGTTCGACGACGTGTTTGCCTCCATGGGGCACGCGATCGGTTACTCCATCGGGGCCCAGCTGGCCTCTCCGAAGGAGCGCTTCGTCTGTCTGACAGGGGACGGCTGCCTCTTCATGAACGGCTCCGAGCTTTCCACGGCGGTTAACAGCGGAGCGAACGTGATCTTCGTTGTGTTGAACAACGGCCGTCTGGATATGGTGAACAAAGGAATGAGAGCTCATGTCGGGAGGACGGACGGCACCGTGTTCGAGATTCCCTTGAACGTGAAGGGCTATGCGGAGGCGATGGGCTGCCGGGCGTTTCGCTGCGGGACGGGGGATGAGCTCCGCCGGGCGCTGACCGCCGCCTTGGCCTTGGAGGAAACGGTGGTCATCGAAGCGATGGTCGATCCGGAGGAGCTTCCGCCTACTTTAGCGAGGGGGTAG
- a CDS encoding ATP-binding protein: MEASYVTESKARCLAAGMDPASIPVPVTVLSEAELMQRKIKYSEVISVVSFFGTRVLDLLRGMEVLILLADQNGFILEIFGDPTMKDVIHQLGMREGILLSEQEMGTNAVHLALKQGHPVEVVGEEHFHHKLSLSACCCVPFHFREINNLVGTVGIMNAAADYSVFQLALLENMVDSMERELLLRRNNRNQYLLNHLMINTIKNGVIVTDNFGNITEFNSFAEKITKRRREDAVGNSIFSFEQFGNYLYEVLKNGRHYEDVELVFTISLDRRIICLFDAIPIYDDNRTLIGAYAQLRDITERFELEQQIINSEKFSAIGRLAAGLAHEIRNPLTSIMGFIQLLLERFRDQESERKYLDLVHKELKNVNKLVSDFVVMAKPSTPDRRECILQELILDTVNLMKSQAILNDTQLIPELRPFPVKVFVDPIQIKQVFVNVIQNALDAMPRGGTITVQVKDYQDKVKISITDTGIGMTEEERNKVLNPFFSTKENGLGLGLSVCYRIVENHKGMMIIHSQKGVGTRFDIILPICEDC, encoded by the coding sequence GTGGAGGCGTCTTACGTCACGGAGTCCAAAGCCAGATGCCTGGCCGCCGGGATGGACCCGGCAAGCATTCCTGTTCCCGTAACGGTGTTAAGCGAAGCGGAATTGATGCAGCGCAAGATTAAATACAGTGAGGTAATCTCCGTTGTCAGCTTTTTTGGAACCCGTGTACTGGACCTATTGAGGGGGATGGAAGTCCTGATTCTTCTGGCCGATCAGAACGGCTTCATCCTCGAAATTTTTGGCGATCCCACCATGAAGGATGTCATTCACCAGCTGGGGATGAGAGAGGGCATCCTTCTGTCCGAGCAGGAGATGGGAACGAACGCCGTCCATTTGGCCCTGAAGCAGGGACACCCGGTAGAAGTCGTGGGAGAGGAGCATTTTCATCATAAGCTGAGTCTGTCCGCCTGCTGCTGCGTGCCGTTTCATTTCCGCGAGATTAACAACCTGGTCGGCACGGTGGGTATTATGAATGCGGCCGCGGATTACAGCGTCTTTCAGCTGGCGCTGCTGGAGAACATGGTGGATTCGATGGAAAGGGAGCTGCTTCTTAGAAGAAACAACCGCAACCAGTACCTGCTTAATCATCTGATGATCAACACAATCAAGAACGGGGTCATCGTCACCGATAACTTCGGCAACATCACGGAATTCAACTCGTTCGCGGAGAAGATTACCAAACGGCGCCGGGAGGATGCCGTGGGCAATTCGATCTTCAGCTTCGAGCAGTTCGGCAATTACCTCTACGAGGTGTTGAAGAACGGGCGGCACTATGAGGATGTGGAGCTGGTGTTTACGATTTCGCTCGACCGGCGGATCATCTGCCTCTTCGACGCCATTCCGATCTATGACGATAACCGGACGCTGATCGGGGCTTATGCGCAGCTGAGAGACATCACGGAACGGTTCGAGCTGGAGCAGCAGATCATCAATTCGGAGAAATTCTCAGCCATCGGCCGCCTTGCCGCGGGGCTTGCCCACGAAATCCGCAATCCTCTTACTTCCATCATGGGTTTCATTCAGCTGCTCCTCGAAAGGTTCCGTGATCAGGAAAGTGAACGGAAGTACCTCGATCTTGTTCATAAGGAACTGAAGAACGTCAACAAGCTTGTTTCGGATTTCGTCGTCATGGCCAAGCCCAGCACGCCGGACCGCCGGGAGTGCATCCTTCAGGAGCTTATTCTCGATACGGTCAACTTGATGAAGAGCCAGGCCATTCTGAACGATACCCAGCTGATTCCCGAGCTTCGCCCCTTTCCGGTCAAGGTGTTCGTGGATCCGATTCAAATCAAGCAGGTGTTCGTCAACGTGATCCAGAACGCTTTGGATGCCATGCCCCGGGGAGGAACGATCACCGTGCAAGTGAAGGACTACCAGGACAAGGTCAAGATCAGCATCACCGACACCGGGATCGGCATGACGGAGGAGGAGCGCAACAAGGTGCTCAATCCGTTCTTCAGCACGAAGGAGAACGGCCTTGGCCTCGGCCTGTCGGTCTGCTACCGGATCGTTGAGAACCATAAAGGAATGATGATCATCCACTCGCAAAAGGGAGTCGGCACCCGATTCGACATCATACTGCCGATCTGTGAGGACTGCTGA
- a CDS encoding sugar phosphate isomerase/epimerase family protein: MQKSTIGAQLYTLRDHAKTPEDLRTTLRKVREIGYETVQVSGIGPIEPEKLKELVQEADLSVCATHISFDRLKEDLDGVIRDHKLWDCRYVGVGSMPSPYRADADGYRRFAAEASDAAKKLSEAGLQLIYHNHKFEFEKFDGSRTGMDILLEESDPSLGFELDMYWVQAGGANPVNWIHKVKGRMAVVHLKDMAIVQDQQVFAELGEGNMNWYEIIAACRETSVEWYVVEQDVCRRDPFESLDISLRHLHTLL; encoded by the coding sequence ATGCAAAAGTCGACCATCGGCGCCCAGCTCTACACGTTAAGGGACCATGCCAAAACCCCGGAGGACCTGCGTACGACCCTGCGGAAGGTTAGAGAGATCGGATACGAGACGGTTCAAGTGTCGGGGATCGGCCCCATTGAGCCTGAGAAGCTCAAGGAGCTTGTCCAGGAAGCGGATTTATCGGTTTGCGCCACCCATATTTCGTTTGACCGGCTTAAAGAAGATCTGGACGGGGTGATCCGGGATCATAAGCTGTGGGACTGCCGGTACGTCGGGGTGGGCTCGATGCCGTCGCCTTACCGGGCGGATGCGGACGGATACCGCCGGTTTGCGGCGGAGGCCTCGGATGCGGCGAAGAAGCTGTCGGAGGCCGGGCTTCAGTTAATCTACCATAACCACAAATTCGAGTTTGAGAAGTTTGACGGAAGCCGGACGGGAATGGATATTCTGCTGGAGGAGTCCGATCCGTCCCTGGGCTTTGAGCTCGACATGTATTGGGTTCAGGCGGGCGGCGCAAATCCGGTGAACTGGATCCACAAGGTCAAGGGACGCATGGCCGTAGTCCACTTGAAGGATATGGCGATCGTTCAGGACCAGCAGGTGTTTGCGGAGCTTGGAGAAGGGAACATGAATTGGTACGAAATCATCGCCGCCTGCCGGGAAACTTCGGTGGAATGGTATGTGGTGGAGCAGGATGTATGCCGGCGGGATCCGTTTGAAAGCCTGGACATCAGCCTGCGTCACCTGCATACCCTGCTGTAA
- a CDS encoding RDD family protein, translating into MYDSLQKEQTILTPEQVRVHYQTAGVGSRAMAQVVDAGLLLAANLIIVAALGGLGWRSGFGSTADYALAIAILLVAVLNAGYFIVMEYYMGGQTVGKRIMGLRVLQEDGRSAGLLPILIRNLFRPLDFLPFGYFLGAAVMLFSSGDKRLGDMVAGTMVVAEQQKERLRNRKRTDSVLQQWESRIPHVVLYDSDRQAFTREDWVLLSAWIDSLSSGMSPLRLSELARPVARYLAEKLQHHERLLQDPSAYLVAVYLQLREDWEL; encoded by the coding sequence TTGTACGATTCCCTTCAGAAAGAACAAACCATTCTAACCCCGGAGCAGGTACGGGTCCATTACCAGACGGCGGGAGTGGGCAGCCGCGCCATGGCCCAGGTGGTGGACGCCGGCCTTCTCCTTGCCGCGAACCTGATTATCGTCGCCGCCCTTGGCGGGCTGGGGTGGAGGAGCGGCTTCGGATCGACCGCCGATTATGCGCTGGCCATCGCGATTCTGCTTGTGGCGGTGCTGAATGCCGGTTATTTCATCGTCATGGAATATTACATGGGCGGCCAGACCGTCGGCAAGCGGATCATGGGCCTGCGCGTTCTGCAGGAAGACGGCCGTTCCGCCGGACTGCTTCCCATCCTTATCCGCAACCTGTTCCGTCCACTCGATTTTCTGCCCTTCGGGTATTTCCTCGGGGCGGCGGTTATGCTCTTCAGCTCCGGGGATAAGCGCCTCGGGGATATGGTGGCCGGGACGATGGTGGTTGCCGAGCAGCAGAAGGAGCGGCTGAGAAACCGCAAGCGGACCGACTCCGTTCTGCAGCAGTGGGAGAGCCGCATTCCTCATGTCGTGCTTTATGATTCGGACCGGCAGGCTTTTACCCGGGAGGACTGGGTGTTGTTGAGCGCTTGGATCGACAGCCTTTCTTCGGGAATGAGTCCCCTGCGGCTGTCCGAGCTTGCCCGTCCCGTAGCCCGCTATCTCGCGGAGAAGCTGCAGCATCACGAACGTCTGCTTCAAGACCCGTCCGCCTATCTGGTGGCCGTTTATCTTCAGCTGCGCGAAGACTGGGAGCTGTAA